The following proteins are encoded in a genomic region of Desulfosporosinus youngiae DSM 17734:
- a CDS encoding radical SAM protein, with translation MERIKEIVYTFAFKRGLLYAEKNNLQGLNAILNLLGKVARDKDHITAINYLQTYLADSSSSFNKLFQNVFTQLAPNVRNTFLTNFFVKATLLGRQKALKTAENQNCNVPWTILMDPTSSCNLNCTGCWASEYDHQTSLSFAELDNIIKQGKKLGIFMYIYSGGEPLMRKHDLIALAEKHQDCAFLAFTNGTLVDRNFAQELVRVGNFVLAFSIEGIGAATDNRRGTGTYDKVIKSMDLMREAGAGFGYSSCYHSQNIDAVASDEFVDLMIEKGCLFAWYFTYVPVGKKAALELIALPHQREHMYHRIREIRNTKPIFALDFWNDGESIQGCIAGGRNYFHINAHGDVEPCAFIHYSNVNIRDCTLLDALKSPLFAQYRENQPFNHNHLRPCPLMDNPDKLRMMVNKSGAHSTQVLDMETVEELTEKLQDVSSAWGKVADNIWEQAHTSKQECGDD, from the coding sequence ATGGAACGAATCAAGGAAATTGTTTATACCTTTGCTTTTAAGAGAGGGTTGCTTTATGCCGAAAAAAATAACCTTCAGGGACTGAATGCCATATTAAATTTACTCGGTAAAGTTGCCCGTGATAAAGATCATATTACTGCTATAAACTATTTACAAACCTATTTAGCAGATTCTTCAAGCAGTTTTAATAAACTATTTCAAAACGTATTTACGCAGCTTGCTCCTAATGTCCGCAATACCTTCCTGACCAACTTCTTTGTGAAAGCTACTCTGCTGGGGCGGCAAAAAGCACTCAAAACTGCCGAAAATCAGAATTGTAATGTGCCCTGGACTATTTTGATGGATCCTACTTCGTCATGTAATCTGAACTGTACCGGATGTTGGGCAAGTGAATATGATCACCAAACCTCATTATCCTTTGCTGAACTGGACAATATCATTAAGCAAGGTAAAAAATTAGGCATATTTATGTATATCTACTCTGGCGGAGAACCTCTGATGAGGAAACATGATTTAATTGCTTTAGCCGAGAAACATCAAGACTGTGCTTTCTTGGCTTTTACAAATGGCACTTTGGTTGATAGGAATTTTGCTCAAGAGTTAGTTCGGGTTGGAAATTTTGTACTAGCTTTTAGCATTGAAGGCATAGGAGCAGCCACTGATAACCGCCGGGGCACCGGCACTTATGATAAAGTCATTAAGTCCATGGACTTAATGAGGGAAGCAGGTGCAGGCTTTGGCTATTCCTCCTGTTATCACAGCCAAAATATTGATGCTGTTGCTTCTGATGAGTTCGTGGACTTAATGATTGAAAAAGGATGCCTTTTCGCTTGGTATTTTACCTATGTACCAGTTGGAAAAAAGGCTGCGCTTGAATTAATTGCCCTGCCTCATCAACGAGAGCATATGTATCATAGAATCAGAGAGATAAGGAACACCAAGCCGATCTTTGCTTTAGATTTTTGGAATGACGGGGAATCCATTCAAGGCTGCATAGCTGGAGGACGCAACTATTTTCATATTAATGCCCATGGAGATGTTGAACCTTGTGCCTTCATTCATTATTCAAATGTCAACATTAGAGACTGCACTCTATTAGACGCTTTAAAATCCCCTTTATTTGCTCAATATCGTGAAAATCAGCCTTTTAATCATAATCATTTACGCCCCTGTCCTCTTATGGACAATCCAGATAAATTAAGAATGATGGTCAATAAATCCGGCGCTCATTCCACTCAAGTTCTTGATATGGAAACTGTGGAGGAATTAACCGAAAAACTTCAGGATGTTTCATCAGCCTGGGGGAAAGTAGCCGATAATATCTGGGAGCAAGCTCATACCTCAAAGCAAGAATGCGGGGATGATTAA
- a CDS encoding undecaprenyl-diphosphate phosphatase yields MLVIEIIKAIILGIVEGITEWLPISSTGHMILVDEFIKLNMSEAFKEMFFVVIQLGAIAAVVVLYWEKLLPLSSKGKLAINNETMSLWFKILTACVPAAIIGLAFDDQIDAQFYNYQTVAVTLILYGVLFIIIENRNRNLRPRINNLSQITYKTAMIIGLFQVLSLIPGTSRSGATILGAILIGTSRTVAAEFTFFLAIPVMFGASLIKILKFGLVFTSSELIILIIGMVVAFVVSLLAIKFLVGYIKTNDFKAFGWYRIGLGIIVAIYFFMQSAI; encoded by the coding sequence ATGTTAGTGATCGAAATAATCAAGGCAATTATTCTTGGCATTGTCGAAGGCATTACCGAATGGCTGCCAATTAGCAGTACGGGGCATATGATTTTAGTTGATGAATTTATAAAACTCAATATGAGTGAAGCGTTTAAAGAAATGTTTTTTGTCGTTATTCAGCTTGGTGCAATCGCTGCAGTTGTCGTGTTGTACTGGGAGAAGTTATTGCCACTGTCTTCCAAAGGGAAGTTGGCAATCAATAACGAGACAATGTCACTTTGGTTTAAAATCTTAACAGCCTGTGTCCCAGCGGCAATCATTGGCCTGGCGTTTGATGATCAAATTGATGCACAGTTTTATAATTATCAGACCGTAGCAGTTACTTTAATTTTGTATGGTGTACTGTTTATCATTATTGAAAACCGAAATAGAAATTTAAGGCCCAGGATTAATAATCTATCACAAATTACTTATAAAACGGCAATGATCATAGGATTATTTCAGGTTTTATCATTGATTCCCGGGACATCCCGCTCAGGAGCAACCATCCTTGGTGCTATTTTAATAGGTACATCAAGAACTGTTGCAGCGGAATTCACGTTTTTCTTAGCAATTCCGGTTATGTTTGGGGCAAGCCTTATAAAAATCTTGAAATTTGGCCTTGTCTTCACTAGTTCAGAGCTAATCATTTTAATAATAGGAATGGTTGTCGCTTTTGTAGTATCGTTACTGGCAATAAAGTTTTTAGTGGGATATATCAAAACCAACGATTTCAAAGCCTTCGGTTGGTATAGAATTGGATTAGGAATTATTGTAGCCATATATTTCTTTATGCAAAGTGCCATCTAA
- a CDS encoding ABC transporter ATP-binding protein, whose protein sequence is MVIRRLLNYLRPHYKALGVALVVLFLATFADVVGPILVKVFLDRHLMPRSFNSQDLLLLGSGYLGLHLLSVGLNYYQLVSFNQIALKVIQQLRVDIFSHVQRLRLVVFDKTPAGALVSRITNDTEAIKELFVSVLATLVQNVVFLIGIFIAMFSMDARLAGFCLVLLPVLLGLMYMYRRLSTKVYRVMRKELSLLNAKLNESIQGMNLVQAMRQEERFRKEFNVINTAYYRAAINNIRLESLFVRPAVDLIYTFALILVLDFFGFQSLKGPIQIGVLYAFINYLDRFFEPVNMMMQKLSQIQQSLVAAERVFEILDDDRTTPVTVSAAPSPSIVEGRIEFKEVTFSYDGSADGGSDVLKKISFIAYPGQTVALVGHTGSGKSTVANLLMRFYPVTSGEILIDGVSLSEFSEDELRSRVGLVAQDPFLFVGDITQNIALSRPTVSKQDVEDAASFVQADGFLRKLPQGFAEPIGERGATLSSGQRQLLCFARTMAGNPKILVLDEATASVDTETEEGIQTALEKMRKGRTTIAIAHRLSTIQDADLILVLHNGMIVERGTHAELLVKEGLYHKMFMMQQGTAGQSRFPC, encoded by the coding sequence ATGGTGATCCGGCGGTTGCTTAACTATTTAAGACCGCACTACAAGGCGTTAGGTGTCGCCTTAGTGGTTTTATTTCTGGCCACCTTTGCCGATGTCGTCGGGCCAATCCTGGTTAAAGTCTTTCTCGATCGTCATTTAATGCCTCGTTCCTTCAATTCTCAGGATTTATTACTCTTGGGAAGCGGATATTTAGGACTTCATCTGCTTTCAGTGGGACTAAACTATTATCAGCTCGTAAGCTTCAATCAGATTGCCCTGAAAGTGATTCAACAATTACGAGTTGACATCTTTAGCCATGTGCAGCGTCTCAGACTGGTGGTTTTTGACAAAACCCCGGCTGGCGCTTTGGTTTCCCGAATTACGAATGATACGGAAGCCATAAAAGAGTTATTCGTGAGTGTTTTGGCGACGTTAGTGCAGAATGTTGTCTTTCTTATCGGCATTTTTATAGCTATGTTTAGTATGGATGCTCGATTGGCTGGGTTTTGCCTGGTCTTGCTTCCGGTCCTTCTCGGCCTGATGTATATGTACCGCAGGTTGAGCACAAAGGTTTATCGGGTTATGCGCAAAGAGCTGAGTCTTCTTAATGCCAAACTGAATGAATCCATTCAAGGAATGAATCTTGTACAGGCCATGCGCCAAGAAGAGCGCTTCCGTAAAGAGTTCAATGTTATTAATACCGCCTATTATCGGGCGGCCATCAACAACATCCGTTTAGAAAGTTTGTTTGTTCGGCCGGCAGTTGATTTGATTTACACCTTTGCTTTAATTCTTGTTTTAGATTTCTTTGGCTTTCAGTCGCTAAAAGGTCCGATTCAAATTGGAGTACTCTATGCTTTTATAAATTATCTGGATCGCTTCTTCGAACCTGTCAATATGATGATGCAAAAGCTCTCTCAAATTCAGCAATCCTTAGTTGCAGCTGAACGGGTTTTTGAGATTTTGGATGATGACCGCACCACGCCGGTGACGGTCAGTGCTGCTCCGTCACCTTCGATTGTCGAAGGGCGGATTGAATTCAAAGAGGTAACTTTTTCATACGACGGTTCAGCGGATGGAGGATCAGATGTCCTGAAAAAGATTAGTTTTATCGCTTATCCAGGACAGACCGTGGCTTTGGTAGGGCACACCGGAAGTGGAAAAAGCACTGTCGCCAATCTCCTTATGCGCTTCTACCCGGTGACAAGCGGAGAAATCCTGATTGATGGGGTATCTCTATCCGAGTTTTCCGAGGATGAGTTACGATCGAGAGTCGGATTAGTGGCCCAAGATCCATTCCTATTTGTCGGTGATATAACCCAAAATATTGCCCTTTCCAGGCCAACTGTCTCTAAACAGGATGTGGAGGATGCTGCTTCATTTGTTCAAGCTGATGGATTTCTGCGCAAACTCCCCCAAGGTTTCGCAGAACCGATCGGGGAGCGGGGGGCTACTTTATCGAGTGGTCAGCGTCAACTTCTATGCTTTGCCCGAACAATGGCAGGCAATCCCAAAATTCTCGTTTTGGATGAAGCCACAGCCAGTGTCGATACGGAAACTGAAGAGGGGATTCAAACAGCGTTAGAAAAAATGCGCAAAGGCCGTACGACCATAGCGATTGCTCATCGGCTTTCGACCATTCAAGATGCCGACCTTATTTTGGTCCTGCACAATGGAATGATCGTAGAACGGGGCACTCATGCAGAGCTTTTGGTTAAAGAAGGGCTTTATCACAAAATGTTTATGATGCAGCAGGGTACGGCAGGCCAAAGCAGGTTTCCTTGCTGA
- a CDS encoding ABC transporter ATP-binding protein, giving the protein MLLFKELMWFFKQEKKSYGTGIFVLVGVALINLFPPYAVRVIVDGASQGNLNQEDLIKWSLLLLGVGLLAYGLRYIWRLLIFGAASRLGRLLRKQLFDHFTRLSPQFYQKHRTGDLMAHATNDVQAIEMTAGMGVLTFVDSLTTGSLVVFSMAFFISWKLTLITLLPMPFMAWATSAYGTMLHKRFHKAQAAFSDLNNKVLENISGVRVVKAFGREETEKEAFRTLSADVAEKNIAVAKVDALFDPTIQLIIGISFFLAIAFGAKDVVDGRLSFGQLTQFTIYLGQFIWPMLAFGWLFNILERGRASYDRVSALLKVEQEIREQERAIDRVLSGHVAYKKASFVYPGTQTPVLKKIDVEIAQGQTLGIVGKTGSGKTTFFRLLLREFDLSEGDIMIDGISIYHLKLGALRKAMGYVPQDHFLFSTTIAENIAFGKPEATLEEIQGVAEIAAIHEDILQFPHNYGTLVGDRGVTLSGGQKQRISIARALLLQPEILILDDSLSAVDAKTEKAILQALKEKRAQKTTLISSHRLSAIEHADLIIVFKDGQITERGSHAELMASEGWYAATYRSQQLESLIEGGGA; this is encoded by the coding sequence ATGTTACTTTTTAAAGAGTTGATGTGGTTCTTTAAGCAAGAAAAGAAGAGCTACGGTACCGGCATATTCGTTTTAGTCGGGGTAGCCTTGATCAATCTGTTTCCTCCTTATGCAGTTCGGGTAATCGTGGACGGTGCCAGTCAAGGAAATCTGAACCAAGAGGATTTAATTAAGTGGTCTTTGCTTCTTTTAGGTGTAGGGTTGTTGGCTTACGGTTTAAGATATATCTGGCGTTTGCTGATTTTTGGAGCAGCGAGCCGACTTGGCCGGTTGCTCAGGAAGCAACTTTTCGACCATTTTACCCGCTTGTCGCCTCAGTTTTATCAGAAGCACCGAACCGGGGATTTAATGGCCCATGCTACCAATGACGTTCAGGCGATCGAAATGACGGCCGGGATGGGGGTTTTGACATTTGTTGATTCTCTGACGACGGGGAGCTTGGTCGTTTTCTCGATGGCTTTTTTTATCAGTTGGAAACTTACTCTCATTACCTTACTGCCAATGCCGTTTATGGCTTGGGCGACCAGCGCTTATGGCACCATGCTGCATAAGAGGTTCCATAAGGCTCAGGCAGCTTTTTCAGATCTTAATAATAAGGTTCTGGAGAACATTTCCGGGGTCAGAGTGGTTAAAGCGTTCGGGAGAGAAGAAACGGAAAAAGAGGCTTTTCGAACCTTATCGGCTGATGTTGCAGAGAAGAATATTGCCGTAGCGAAAGTCGATGCGCTCTTTGATCCCACCATCCAATTGATTATTGGAATTTCATTTTTCCTGGCGATTGCCTTTGGCGCGAAAGATGTTGTGGATGGGAGACTGAGTTTTGGACAACTGACCCAGTTTACGATTTATCTGGGACAGTTTATTTGGCCGATGTTAGCCTTCGGCTGGCTCTTTAACATCCTTGAACGCGGGCGTGCCTCCTATGACCGGGTAAGCGCGTTACTTAAGGTAGAACAGGAAATCCGGGAACAAGAGAGGGCAATAGACCGGGTCCTCAGCGGACACGTGGCGTACAAGAAGGCCTCATTTGTTTATCCGGGGACACAGACCCCGGTTCTTAAAAAGATTGATGTTGAGATCGCTCAGGGGCAAACCTTGGGAATCGTCGGAAAAACGGGAAGTGGGAAGACGACCTTTTTCCGTCTTCTGTTGCGGGAGTTTGACCTTTCTGAGGGTGACATTATGATCGATGGGATCTCAATTTATCATTTAAAGCTCGGAGCTTTGCGAAAGGCGATGGGCTATGTTCCCCAGGATCATTTTCTATTTTCAACGACCATAGCGGAAAATATTGCCTTTGGCAAACCGGAAGCAACCTTGGAGGAAATCCAAGGGGTGGCAGAGATTGCCGCCATTCATGAGGATATCCTGCAATTTCCCCATAACTATGGCACTTTGGTTGGGGACCGGGGTGTAACCCTTTCGGGAGGACAAAAACAGCGAATATCGATTGCGCGAGCTCTCTTGCTTCAACCGGAAATCCTCATTTTGGATGACTCTTTATCAGCGGTGGACGCTAAAACAGAAAAGGCCATTTTACAGGCCTTAAAGGAAAAAAGGGCCCAAAAGACAACGTTGATTTCCTCACATCGTTTGAGTGCCATTGAACACGCGGACCTAATCATTGTGTTTAAAGACGGACAAATTACCGAACGTGGTTCTCATGCCGAACTCATGGCTAGCGAAGGATGGTATGCTGCTACTTACCGAAGTCAGCAATTAGAGTCACTGATTGAGGGAGGGGGTGCATGA